In Carya illinoinensis cultivar Pawnee chromosome 9, C.illinoinensisPawnee_v1, whole genome shotgun sequence, the following are encoded in one genomic region:
- the LOC122276098 gene encoding disease resistance protein RUN1-like isoform X2: MACRHESHFIQRIVEEISSILMKHTFLDVAKNPVGLDSHIVAMSELLSVENDDVRMVGIHGIGGIGKTTIAKAVYNSFALEFQSCCFLAEVRETTNGSGLVPLQEKLLSETLGMNTNFKVGSVDGGITLIKERLCHKKVLLVLDDVNKVEQLQKLAGDKNWFGPGSRIIITTRDQHVLGTHGVERRYKVQELSAADALQLLSLNAFHKSYPEEGYEELINSVVQYAKGLPLVLVVLGSFLCGRSKPQWESTIRKMQRSLDKDIYEILKISFDALDDNEKAIFLDIACFFKGEERDFVTKIWEASDFDPVIGIQVLIERSLVNFDQHERLQMHDVIQLMGRKIVHQESPDEPGKRSRLWSHEDILRVLKENTGTYNAIQAIKLDLFGQKDILLNPSAFTRMKRLRLLRIRHARFSESPKSLSNELILLDWDGYPSPSLPSNFHPQKLVTLNMHHSKIKQLEGIKVCENLREIKFSYCVYLTCIPDVSIMANLESLNVEGCRNLVEVHQSVGFLNKLSLLNVQYCCKLIRLPDLKLPHLQILELTGCTSLEKFPNIVGEIPRLRELWLNDSPNIQELPLSVEYLIGLQRISIFSFKNLRDLPRSISKLPLLRELVLRHCRNLGRFPKSSSSSSTNLGWLASSKGNKTQDKSHSVGWFPALRKLKIMYCNLEEVDFLNSLHCLSTLEELYLSGNNFVCLPASCNTGFTHLRSLALWHCNGLQQKNASSDVFPNGFGKMITTIKIRGGELPEWFRHQTREIEMCFRVPPPKNAKLAGLVIGVAFKPHFELSFCYLRVSIIISNGRQSTPIAKSYEVPFHGHELGLDGALWLLYLPRGALEWRDEITNEGDHFGVSFQIRGRTPFVKCDKYNNRLGVHFEFEQNDNMDDDDPRVIRHDPSPNNKIAILENDNCCQLQQQLAEQHERAKRGQSKFLSDL; the protein is encoded by the exons ATGGCATGCAGGCATGAGTCCCATTTTATCCAACGCATTGTAGAAGAGATATCAAGTATATTAATGAAGCACACATTTTTAGATGTTGCGAAGAACCCAGTCGGATTAGATTCTCATATAGTGGCCATGAGTGAGTTGTTGAGTGTTGAGAATGATGACGTTCGCATGGTTGGAATCCATGGAATTGGTGGAATAGGTAAAACCACTATCGCAAAAGCTGTATACAACTCCTTTGCTCTTGAATTTCAAAGTTGCTGCTTTCTTGCTGAAGTCCGAGAAACTACAAACGGGTCCGGCCTTGTTCCATTACAAGAAAAACTTCTATCTGAGACCTTGGGCATGAATACCAACTTCAAGGTGGGAAGTGTGGATGGAGGAATTACTTTAATAAAGGAGAGGCTCTGCCATAAGAAGGTTCTTTTAGTTCTTGATGATGTCAATAAGGTGGAACAACTTCAAAAATTAGCAGGAGATAAGAATTGGTTTGGTCCAGGAAGTCGAATCATTATTACAACTAGAGATCAACATGTGCTAGGTACTCATGGAGTAGAAAGAAGATACAAGGTCCAAGAATTAAGTGCTGCTGATGCTCTTCAACTTCTTAGTTTGAATGCTTTCCATAAGTCTTATCCTGAAGAAGGGTATGAGGAGCTCATAAATAGTGTGGTTCAGTACGCCAAGGGCCTTCCCTTGGTTCTAGTGGTGTTGGGGTCTTTCCTATGTGGTAGAAGCAAACCTCAATGGGAAAGCACAATACGTAAAATGCAAAGAAGTCTTGACAAAGATATCTatgaaatacttaaaataagcTTTGATGCACTGGACGACAATGAGAAGGCTATCTTCCTTGATATTGCGTGTTTCTttaagggagaagagagagattttGTAACAAAAATTTGGGAAGCGAGTGATTTTGATCCAGTTATTGGAATACAAGTTCTCATCGAAAGATCTTTGGTGAATTTTGATCAACATGAACGATTGCAGATGCATGACGTGATACAATTGATGGGTAGGAAGATTGTTCATCAAGAATCTCCCGACGAGCCAGGAAAGCGAAGCCGATTATGGTCTCATGAGGATATTCTCCGTGTTCTTAAGGAAAATACG GGAACTTATAATGCAATTCAAGCCATAAAGCTAGATTTGTTCGGGCAAAAAGATATTTTGCTGAATCCTAGTGCGTTTACAAGAATGAAAAGGCTTAGACTGCTTCGAATCCGTCATGCACGCTTTTCAGAGAGTCCTAAAAGTTTGTCTAATGAGCTAATATTGCTTGATTGGGATGGATACCCATCACCATCTCTGCCGTCCAATTTTCATCCTCAGAAACTTGTTACTCTCAACATGCATCACAGTAAAATCAAGCAATTAGAAGGAATAAAG GTTTGTGAAAATTtgagagaaataaaattttcttactgTGTATACTTGACGTGCATCCCTGATGTCTCAATAATGGCAAATCTTGAGAGTTTGAATGTTGAGGGCTGTCGCAATTTAGTTGAGGTTCATCAATCTGTTGGATTTTTAAACAAACTGTCTCTGTTGAATGTTCAATATTGCTGTAAACTTATACGCCTTCCTGACCTGAAGTTGCCACATCTTCAAATCCTAGAACTTACTGGGTGCACAAGTCTGGAGAAATTTCCAAATATTGTTGGAGAAATTCCTCGTTTACGTGAACTTTGGTTAAATGACAGTCCCAATATTCAAGAACTGCCTTTGTCAGTTGAATATCTCATTGGGCTTCAAAGGATatcaatattttcattcaaGAACCTTAGAGATCTCCCTAGAAGCATTTCTAAGTTGCCACTTCTCAGGGAGCTTGTTCTTAGGCATTGCAGAAACCTTGGAAGGTTTCCAAAatcgtcgtcatcatcatcaacaaatTTGGGCTGGCTGGCTTCGTCAAAGGGGAACAAAACTCAAGATAAGAGCCACTCTGTTGGGTGGTTTCCAGCCTTGAGAAAGTTGAAAATCATGTACTGTAATCTAGAAGAAGTTGATTTCCTCAACAGTCTTCATTGCCTTTCCACGCTAGAAGAATTATATCTATCAGGAAACAATTTCGTTTGCCTCCCTGCATCATGTAACACTGGATTTACCCATTTGCGATCGCTTGCATTGTGGCATTGCAATGGGCTTCAACAAAAGAATGCAAGTAGTGATGTGTTTCCGAATGGTTTCGGAAAAATGATAACTACAATTAAAATTAGAGGAGGGGAGTTACCAGAATGGTTTCGGCATCAAACTAGGGAGATTGAGATGTGTTTCCGAGTGCCTCCACCTAAAAATGCCAAGTTAGCAGGTTTGGTTATCGGTGTTGCTTTCAAACCTCATTTTGAGCTCTCTTTCTGCTATTTGAGGGTGTCTATCATTATTAGTAATGGTCGTCAATCAACTCCCATAGCCAAATCCTACGAGGTTCCCTTTCATGGACATGAACTGGGATTAGATGGAGCACTGTGGCTGTTGTACCTTCCACGTGGTGCCCTTGAGTGGCGGGATGAGATCACCAATGAAGGGGATCACTTTGgagtttcatttcaaattcgTGGACGGACACCATTTGTGAAGtgtgataaatataataacaggTTGGGAGTTCATTTTGAATTCGAGCAAAACGACAACATGGATGATGATGATCCAAGAGTGATCCGGCATGACCCTTCTCCTAACAATAAGATAGCTATCTTGGAGAACGATAATTGTTGCCAACTACAGCAACAGCTAGCAGAACAACATGAACGGGCAAAGCGTGGACAAAGCAAATTTCTTTctgatttgtga